The Porphyrobacter sp. HT-58-2 genome has a window encoding:
- the recO gene encoding DNA repair protein RecO, translating into MNLRASAILLAARPQGETGAIARLLTTDHGLVAAYVAGGRGRQMRAVMVPGNRVACELTTRSASQLPFARLELEHSRAALMTEPLPAAAIQWVCALAAAALPERQPYPALVDALDALLDAIALAPSARGWVSGLIAYETMLLRELGYGGGPLPDAPDLPAQLEALALLERQLEHYLLAGRKGDVMAARRLLTERLARLV; encoded by the coding sequence ATGAACCTGCGCGCCTCTGCCATCCTGCTGGCGGCTCGCCCTCAGGGAGAGACCGGCGCCATCGCACGGCTGCTTACCACTGATCATGGCCTTGTCGCCGCCTATGTCGCAGGCGGGCGCGGACGGCAGATGCGCGCGGTAATGGTGCCGGGTAACCGCGTCGCTTGCGAACTCACGACCCGTTCGGCCAGCCAGTTGCCCTTTGCACGGCTGGAGCTGGAACATTCGCGCGCCGCGCTGATGACGGAGCCCCTGCCTGCTGCCGCGATCCAGTGGGTTTGTGCGCTGGCCGCTGCCGCGCTGCCGGAACGCCAGCCTTACCCGGCACTTGTCGACGCGCTCGATGCGCTGCTTGATGCGATTGCGCTTGCCCCGTCGGCGCGCGGGTGGGTGAGCGGGCTGATCGCCTATGAAACGATGCTGCTGCGCGAGTTGGGCTATGGCGGCGGTCCCTTGCCCGATGCGCCCGATCTGCCTGCGCAGCTTGAGGCACTGGCGTTGCTGGAGCGGCAGCTGGAACACTACCTGCTTGCAGGGCGCAAAGGCGATGTTATGGCCGCGCGGCGACTGCTGACCGAGCGGCTCGCGCGCCTTGTGTGA
- the trhO gene encoding oxygen-dependent tRNA uridine(34) hydroxylase TrhO has translation MAHLPCHVAALYQFTRFDDPHALQAPLLAACEALGIKGTLLLAQEGINGTIAGTDNALAAALGHIRALPGCADLDVKFSAAPATPFGRLKVRVKREIVTMGEPDIDPTLSVGTYVDPQDWNALIADPDTLVIDTRNDYEVAIGTFAGAVDPATPSFRDFPAWFRDNRKELLAGKKRIAMFCTGGIRCEKSTSFLRSEGVDAVYHLKGGILKYLEQVPESESLWQGECFVFDERVSLGHGLAQGTHTRCQPCGRPFPVGEACSVCGP, from the coding sequence ATGGCCCATTTGCCCTGCCACGTTGCCGCGCTCTACCAGTTCACGCGCTTCGACGATCCTCACGCCCTGCAAGCCCCGCTGCTCGCCGCCTGCGAGGCATTGGGCATCAAAGGCACGCTGCTGCTCGCGCAGGAAGGGATCAACGGCACCATCGCCGGAACCGACAATGCGCTCGCCGCGGCGCTCGGCCACATCCGCGCGCTGCCGGGCTGCGCCGACCTCGACGTGAAGTTCTCCGCCGCGCCCGCCACGCCCTTTGGGCGCCTCAAGGTGCGGGTAAAGCGCGAGATCGTCACTATGGGCGAGCCGGATATCGACCCTACCTTGAGCGTCGGCACCTATGTCGATCCGCAGGACTGGAACGCGCTGATCGCTGATCCCGATACGCTCGTGATCGACACCCGCAATGATTACGAAGTGGCGATCGGCACCTTCGCCGGAGCGGTCGATCCGGCAACCCCCTCCTTCCGCGACTTTCCTGCCTGGTTCCGCGACAATCGCAAGGAATTGCTGGCAGGCAAGAAAAGGATCGCGATGTTCTGCACCGGCGGCATCCGCTGCGAGAAATCGACCTCTTTTCTGCGGTCGGAAGGCGTGGATGCGGTCTATCACCTCAAGGGCGGCATCCTCAAATATCTCGAACAGGTGCCTGAAAGCGAAAGCCTGTGGCAGGGCGAATGCTTCGTCTTCGATGAACGCGTCAGCCTCGGCCATGGCCTCGCCCAAGGCACCCACACCCGCTGCCAGCCTTGCGGACGGCCCTTTCCGGTGGGCGAGGCTTGCTCGGTGTGCGGGCCGTGA
- a CDS encoding branched-chain amino acid aminotransferase has translation MQLTRLPHPSPTPDATRESLIADPGFGTVFTDHMVMIDYDEAAGGWQTPVLGPREPIALDPAASVLHYAQEIFEGLKAYRHPDGGLGLFRPEANAARFNASAERLAMPALPEELFLGAIRALLEVDGSWYPAVEGGSLYLRPFMIATEAFLGVRPAKKYKFIVIASPAGNYFKSGAKAVSIWISDYTRAAPGGTGAAKCGGNYAASLVPTGQAFAKGHDQVLFLDAAEHKWVEELGGMNLFFVFADGTVVTPPLTGTILPGITRNSLITLLTEQGLKVSEAPYSIDQWRADAASGHLVEVMACGTAAVVTAVGKVAGPDGEFTIGAGGIGQTTAALRETLVGIQTGRIADTHGWVMRV, from the coding sequence ATGCAACTCACCCGCCTGCCCCACCCCTCGCCCACGCCTGACGCCACCCGCGAGAGCCTGATCGCCGATCCGGGCTTCGGCACCGTGTTCACCGATCACATGGTGATGATCGATTATGACGAGGCGGCAGGCGGCTGGCAGACCCCGGTGCTGGGGCCGCGCGAGCCGATCGCGCTCGATCCTGCCGCCAGCGTGCTGCACTATGCGCAGGAGATCTTCGAAGGCCTCAAGGCCTATCGCCACCCCGATGGCGGGCTCGGCCTGTTCCGGCCCGAGGCCAATGCCGCGCGTTTCAACGCCTCGGCCGAACGGCTCGCCATGCCCGCGCTGCCGGAAGAGCTATTCCTTGGCGCGATCCGCGCGCTGCTGGAAGTCGACGGCAGTTGGTACCCGGCGGTCGAGGGCGGCTCGCTCTACCTGCGGCCCTTCATGATCGCGACCGAGGCCTTCCTCGGCGTGCGTCCGGCGAAGAAGTACAAGTTCATCGTCATCGCCTCGCCGGCGGGCAACTATTTCAAGTCGGGCGCGAAGGCGGTGAGCATCTGGATTTCCGACTACACCCGCGCTGCCCCCGGCGGGACGGGCGCGGCCAAGTGCGGCGGCAATTACGCCGCCAGCCTCGTGCCGACCGGACAGGCCTTCGCCAAGGGCCACGATCAGGTGCTGTTCCTCGACGCCGCCGAGCACAAGTGGGTCGAGGAGCTGGGCGGCATGAACCTGTTCTTCGTGTTCGCCGATGGCACCGTCGTCACCCCGCCGCTGACCGGCACGATCCTGCCCGGCATCACCCGCAACTCGCTGATCACCCTGCTGACCGAGCAGGGGCTGAAGGTGTCGGAGGCCCCCTATTCCATCGACCAGTGGCGCGCAGATGCGGCCAGCGGCCATCTGGTCGAGGTGATGGCCTGCGGTACGGCGGCGGTCGTCACCGCGGTGGGCAAGGTCGCGGGGCCGGATGGCGAATTCACCATCGGCGCAGGCGGGATCGGCCAGACCACCGCCGCCTTGCGCGAAACGCTGGTGGGCATCCAGACCGGCCGGATCGCCGACACGCATGGCTGGGTGATGCGGGTGTAA
- a CDS encoding TspO/MBR family protein has translation MNVLASKEQLRASFLRWALFTVPLIVLIGFAAGQLGGPNTAWFAGLTKPGIYPPPAAFGIVWSILFVAIGLALALVASAWGAQGRGLALIVFAIHFIGTQSWTAVFFGMQDMIAGLMVLGFGIASLAVALALIWRVRRGAVYLLLPYLAWLCFAGVLNYQFITANPDGGPRGGNGAETRVEL, from the coding sequence ATGAACGTCCTTGCTTCCAAAGAACAATTGCGTGCGAGTTTCCTGCGCTGGGCGCTGTTCACGGTGCCGCTGATCGTGCTGATCGGCTTTGCCGCAGGGCAATTGGGTGGGCCGAACACGGCATGGTTTGCGGGGCTGACAAAGCCGGGGATCTATCCCCCGCCGGCAGCCTTCGGGATCGTCTGGAGCATCCTGTTCGTGGCCATCGGCCTTGCCCTGGCCTTGGTCGCCAGCGCCTGGGGCGCGCAGGGCCGTGGGCTGGCGCTGATCGTCTTTGCCATCCACTTCATCGGCACACAGAGCTGGACGGCGGTGTTTTTCGGGATGCAGGACATGATCGCCGGGCTGATGGTGCTGGGCTTCGGCATTGCCAGCTTGGCGGTCGCGCTGGCGCTGATCTGGCGGGTGCGGCGCGGGGCGGTGTATCTGCTGCTGCCCTATCTGGCGTGGCTGTGCTTTGCCGGGGTGCTGAACTACCAGTTCATCACGGCGAACCCGGATGGCGGCCCGCGCGGCGGCAACGGCGCGGAGACCCGGGTGGAATTGTGA
- a CDS encoding accessory factor UbiK family protein, producing the protein MQSQNPIIADLVKLANSAAGTMAGMSREARESARERLREAFGGIDFVSREEFETVKAMAQKAREQADALEARLAALEAKSAKK; encoded by the coding sequence ATGCAAAGCCAGAACCCGATCATCGCCGACCTCGTCAAACTCGCCAACTCGGCCGCCGGAACCATGGCGGGCATGAGCCGCGAAGCCCGCGAAAGCGCGCGTGAGCGGCTGCGCGAAGCCTTCGGCGGGATCGATTTCGTCTCCCGCGAGGAGTTCGAGACGGTCAAGGCCATGGCGCAGAAGGCGCGCGAACAGGCCGACGCGCTCGAAGCGCGCCTCGCTGCGCTGGAAGCCAAGTCGGCCAAGAAGTAA
- a CDS encoding glutathione S-transferase, whose protein sequence is MSLPVLYSFRRCPYAMRARMALWAAGVTVELREVKLAAKPPALLAASPKGTVPVLVLPDGTVIDESLDIMRWALAQDDPEGWLAGDDTDLIAANDGVFKHHLDRAKYPGRYDEDGVTDHRAEALALLSPLEARLAEAPFLCGETRSLTDIALLPFIRQFAAIDPAWFAAQSLPHLLGWLDGLLASDLFAAVMPKFAPWAEGDAPVLFGP, encoded by the coding sequence GTGAGCCTGCCGGTCCTCTATTCCTTCCGCCGCTGCCCCTATGCCATGCGGGCGAGAATGGCCTTGTGGGCGGCGGGGGTGACGGTGGAACTGCGCGAGGTGAAGCTCGCCGCCAAGCCGCCGGCTCTGCTTGCCGCCAGCCCCAAGGGGACTGTGCCGGTGCTGGTTCTTCCCGATGGAACCGTGATTGACGAAAGCCTCGACATCATGCGCTGGGCGCTGGCGCAGGACGATCCCGAAGGCTGGCTGGCGGGGGACGACACAGACCTGATCGCGGCGAACGACGGGGTGTTCAAGCACCACCTCGACCGCGCGAAATATCCGGGGCGCTATGACGAGGACGGCGTTACCGATCACCGCGCCGAGGCCCTCGCCCTGCTGTCGCCGCTGGAGGCGCGGCTGGCTGAGGCGCCCTTCCTGTGCGGCGAGACCCGCAGCCTCACCGACATCGCGCTGCTGCCCTTCATCCGTCAGTTTGCCGCGATTGATCCGGCGTGGTTCGCCGCGCAGTCCTTGCCGCATCTGCTCGGCTGGCTCGACGGCCTGCTCGCCTCCGACCTGTTCGCCGCCGTCATGCCCAAGTTCGCTCCGTGGGCCGAGGGCGATGCGCCGGTGCTGTTCGGGCCTTAG
- the leuB gene encoding 3-isopropylmalate dehydrogenase — MKIAVLPGDGIGPEVTAEAVAVLESLALPGLTLFTGDVGGAAYHRHGHPLPEETLAMAREADAILFGAVGDPTCDALERHLRPEQAILGLRKHLGLFANLRPARVFAGLERLSPLRADIASGLDMLIVRELTGDVYFGAKGQRTTDAGEREGWDAMSYAEREVRRIAHVAFRAAQSAGLPLTSVDKANVLETSQLWRDVVLEVAAGYPDVTLDHMYVDNAAMQVVSHPDRFGVVLTGNLFGDILSDLASAAVGSIGLLPSASLGERETAFGTFGLYEPIHGSAPDIAGQGKANPMATILSAAMMLRHSFGMETEAARIENAVAMALADGILGGDLGGSHGTAAIGEAVRARL; from the coding sequence ATGAAGATTGCAGTCCTGCCCGGCGACGGGATCGGCCCGGAAGTGACAGCTGAGGCGGTCGCTGTGCTCGAAAGCCTCGCGCTCCCCGGCCTGACCCTGTTCACCGGCGATGTCGGCGGCGCGGCGTACCACCGCCATGGCCACCCCCTGCCCGAAGAAACGCTGGCGATGGCGCGTGAGGCCGACGCGATCCTGTTCGGTGCGGTGGGTGATCCGACCTGCGACGCGTTGGAGCGCCACCTGCGCCCGGAACAGGCAATCCTTGGCCTGAGGAAACACCTGGGCCTGTTCGCCAATCTGCGCCCGGCGCGGGTGTTCGCAGGGCTGGAGCGTCTTTCGCCCCTGCGCGCCGACATTGCCTCCGGGCTCGACATGCTGATCGTGCGCGAGCTGACGGGCGATGTCTATTTCGGCGCCAAGGGCCAGCGCACCACGGATGCGGGCGAGCGTGAGGGGTGGGACGCGATGTCCTATGCCGAACGCGAGGTGCGCCGCATCGCCCATGTCGCCTTCCGCGCGGCGCAATCGGCAGGCCTGCCGCTCACCAGTGTCGACAAGGCCAATGTGCTCGAAACCAGCCAGCTGTGGCGCGATGTGGTGCTGGAAGTCGCTGCCGGATATCCGGATGTGACGCTTGATCACATGTATGTCGATAACGCCGCAATGCAGGTCGTGAGCCACCCCGACCGCTTCGGCGTGGTGCTGACGGGCAACCTGTTCGGCGACATTCTGTCCGACCTTGCCAGCGCGGCGGTCGGTTCCATCGGGCTTTTGCCGAGCGCCTCGCTGGGCGAGCGCGAGACCGCGTTCGGCACCTTCGGCCTTTACGAGCCGATCCACGGCAGCGCGCCTGATATTGCCGGGCAGGGCAAGGCCAATCCGATGGCGACGATCCTTTCCGCCGCAATGATGCTGCGCCATTCCTTCGGGATGGAGACCGAGGCCGCACGGATCGAGAACGCGGTGGCGATGGCTCTGGCCGACGGAATTCTCGGCGGCGATCTCGGCGGCAGCCACGGCACGGCGGCAATCGGCGAGGCGGTGCGCGCGCGCCTGTAA
- a CDS encoding TlyA family RNA methyltransferase codes for MPDHPPRPPKAQKRRVDQLLVERGLAESRARAQALVMAGLVFAGETKIDKPGHQIAEDAALEVRGRDHPWVSRGGIKLAHAIEHFGLDPAGASAMDIGSSTGGFTDVLLTHGAAHVFCVDSGTNQLAWKLREDPRVTVLEQLSARLLTSDHINRPCNWVVCDASFISLSKVLEVPLRLTAPQCQLVALIKPQFEVGREEVGKGGVVRDPALHQRVCEEVRGWLEGLGWCVAGIVESPITGPQGNVEFLISACRG; via the coding sequence ATGCCTGACCACCCACCTCGTCCCCCGAAAGCGCAAAAGCGCCGTGTCGATCAGCTTTTGGTCGAGCGCGGCCTCGCCGAAAGCCGTGCGCGGGCGCAAGCATTGGTGATGGCGGGGCTGGTGTTTGCGGGCGAGACGAAGATCGACAAGCCCGGCCACCAGATCGCCGAGGATGCGGCGCTGGAGGTGCGCGGGCGCGATCATCCGTGGGTCAGCCGGGGCGGGATCAAGCTGGCGCACGCGATCGAACATTTCGGCCTCGATCCAGCAGGCGCGAGTGCGATGGATATCGGCTCCTCCACCGGCGGTTTCACCGATGTCCTGCTGACCCACGGCGCGGCGCATGTGTTCTGTGTCGACAGCGGCACCAACCAACTCGCGTGGAAGCTGCGCGAGGACCCGCGGGTGACGGTGCTCGAACAGCTCTCCGCCCGGCTGCTCACGTCTGACCACATCAACCGTCCCTGCAACTGGGTGGTGTGCGATGCGAGCTTCATCAGCCTGTCGAAGGTGCTGGAAGTGCCGCTCCGCCTCACCGCGCCGCAGTGCCAGCTGGTCGCGCTGATCAAGCCGCAGTTCGAAGTGGGGCGCGAGGAGGTGGGCAAGGGCGGGGTAGTGCGCGATCCGGCGCTGCATCAGCGCGTGTGCGAGGAAGTGCGCGGCTGGCTTGAAGGGCTTGGCTGGTGTGTCGCCGGGATCGTGGAAAGCCCGATCACCGGGCCGCAGGGCAATGTCGAGTTCCTGATCTCGGCCTGTCGGGGCTAG